A genomic region of Thunnus albacares chromosome 4, fThuAlb1.1, whole genome shotgun sequence contains the following coding sequences:
- the LOC122981319 gene encoding FYVE, RhoGEF and PH domain-containing protein 5-like isoform X4, with translation MNTDCTKPSVAPKPRFVCHASLKLSSPLMSAARGPKPSIAPKPKVTLELNGRDLFFSGSQGGCINGSSLMSDGEPDEETERQFNSCILGSPQEDLQNVSQKGLEVTEEEKEEDTSQKMDEDWRLTDSALTEEVDSLETLWVGDAGLTADSEDAVEMNDTDMTEDMDADGCDAGEALADTDGLSMGDISVNSLDQEAGSYSAVKVPVLEDGNTEERQERPQTKDDETGDWTADDLTESLTDQRALLISENMLDTDTQEGFLTGGEEKEEESAPDYDISCNIQKLRCGHNMKEKVINEQNVRFYDFIPENQKKLCNTTKRHVAIEDDQTQEPYYVSSEDVMIPKNNKAHGRPESPLTPQKLLAVNNGGVSAGKYLTAKNGQREYVSSEDYVEIRNSDGSKVRAHQERMSVKTEEHKAQTVEALLNHLDCQPRFRLVSISVPTDTDTSLTSSFSDSQLLSPNDSDVFRDDDDLEGHIVPFVDDTTDTEQDISDEHVYEDPRYTSMGENVFPFDKRTAGMRSGSLSQRMNNNMAEIGGVQFVQRPCMSGFSQTGPALSSSPLLSTMRHKSHSKPHYLSLYPRSISMEGQDMPLGVYRDREGSPGQRGGICSSGSFSRCSPLSSSGLSTPTSVVDIPPPFELAYITKRPITKSSPSLLIEGDSSEKNRKKKSSIKRFLMLKFRRKTESKPAVDVNPSSLKSSPESSHHIPSGLLDLDRHSISSSPQLSSRSASKGSAEPASTFLFYKESKRKDTSDYENVPAISSDYENLQVPQRRPVRQGPFTAFFDRPTRVLSSANETDGYVDMSSLPGFESKTQSSEQEAESAYTEAYNVCSVAVGPQAGSVGDVGGETAADEDQGRTSEEEDGGGDSNYDRQPDGRSRAFYIAKELVDTERLHVKALKLLQEDFREAVVAAVGDEGEPVLDEKRLWEILNELPDVYTLHRRILTELENRIRNWEESQRIADIFLSRRAEFLVFTTYIGHYDRSMNLLEESCRTSPAFAAIVHQFEQQSPAGEKVSLKHQLLQVIVRVAQYRMLLTDYLNNLSPDSKEYEDTQAAVVIVSDIADQVNDSLKDGENLLRLVNIEYSVRGQRDLLQPGRVFVKEGTLMKVSRKSRQPRHLFLMNDVLLYTYPQQDGKYRLKNTLSLTGLKVSKPIVDNVQNALRIEGTDISITLSASSFIEREDWFYTLSRAVTEHTRGSVAFSSCSGEARDRLRLSLGEKAPTLVPVSQVMMCMNCTSDFSLTLRRHHCHGCGRIVCRSCSRNRYPLKYMKDRMAKVCDHCYSELKTRGGDVSVSGKNSPRLNRTSRPLSAVFQNIHPPNIWRHRKGGMSFPQMTVSEEGSISGSLHRSKKSKRNWKRLWFLLKDKVLYTYRAQEEKVASESLPLLGFTVKLPDKQRGEEEANVFQLYHKHTLYYTFKAEDNYTAQRWVNAMEEATVL, from the exons ATGAACACAG ACTGCACCAAGCCTTCTGTTGCTCCAAAGCCAAGGTTTGTTTGTCACGCCAGCCTGAAGCTGTCGTCCCCTCTCATGTCTGCAGCCAGGGGTCCCAAACCTTCTATAGCCCCGAAACCCAAAGTCACACTGGAGCTCAATGGGAGGGACCTCTTCTTCTCAGGCAGCCAAGGAGGATGCATCAATGGCAGCTCGCTAATGTCAGATGGTGAGCCTGacgaagagacagagagacagtttaACTCCTGCATCCTTGGGTCACCACAGGAAGATTTACAAAATGTGTCACAGAAGGGACTGGAagtgacagaggaggaaaaggaagaagacaCGAGTCAGAAGATGGACGAGGATTGGAGATTGACTGACAGTGCCCTGACGGAGGAGGTGGACTCACTGGAAACTCTGTGGGTCGGTGATGCCGGACTCACCGCTGACTCTGAGGATGCGGTGGAGATGAATGACACGGACATGACGGAGGACATGGACGCTGACGGTTGTGATGCAGGCGAAGCGTTGGCTGACACAGATGGCCTCTCAATGGGAGACATCTCAGTCAATAGCCTTGATCAGGAGGCAGGCTCCTATTCTGCTGTAAAAGTACCTGTGCTTGAGGATggaaacacagaggagaggcAGGAAAGGCCCCAAACAAAGGATGATGAAACAGGTGACTGGACAGCAGATGATTTAACCGAGTCTCTCACAGACCAACGGGCTCTCCTCATCAGTGAAAACATGCTGGACACTGATACCCAGGAAGGTTTTCTaactggaggagaggagaaagaagaggaatcTGCTCCAGATTACGACATCTCTTGTAACATCCAGAAGTTGAGGTGTGGCCATAATATGAAGGAAAAGGTTATCAATGAACAGAATGttagattttatgatttcatCCCCGAAAACCAGAAAAAGCTCTGTAATACAACTAAGAGACATGTTGCCATAGAGGATGATCAAACCCAAGAGCCTTATTACGTCTCTTCAGAGGATGTTATGATCCCAAAAAATAACAAAGCTCATGGACGACCAGAGAGTCCTCTCACACCACAGAAGCTTTTGGCTGTAAACAACGGTGGAGTATCAGCCGGGAAATATCTAACAGcaaaaaatgggcaaagagagTATGTGTCTTCCGAGGATTACGTGGAGATCCGTAACAGTGATGGGAGCAAGGTAAGAGCACATCAGGAAAGGATGTCTGTGAAAACTGAAGAGCACAAAGCTCAGACAGTAGAGGCCTTGTTAAATCATTTGGATTGCCAGCCGAGGTTCAGGCTGGTATCCATTTCAGTGCCAACGGACACAGACACCTCGCTGACCTCCTCTTTCTCGGATAGCCAGCTGCTTTCTCCGAACGACTCTGATGTCTTCAGAGATGACGACGACCTGGAGGGTCACATAGTACCGTTTGTGGACGACACCACTGATACGGAGCAGGACATCAGTGATGAGCATGTTTATGAGGATCCGAGGTATACGTCAATGggtgaaaatgtttttcctttcgACAAGAGGACAGCAGGGATGCGCTCCGGCTCACTGTCACAGCGTATGAATAACAATATGGCTGAGATAGGAGGAGTGCAGTTTGTTCAGAGGCCCTGCATGAGCGGATTCAGCCAAACTGGACCTGCACTGAGCAGCAGCCCCTTATTAAGTACAATGCGGCACAAGAGCCACTCCAAACCCCACTATTTGTCCTTGTACCCCCGCTCCATTTCCATGGAGGGGCAGGACATGCCTCTGGGTGTCTACAGAGACAGGGAAGGGTCTCCGGGGCAGAGAGGCGGCATTTGTTCATCTGGAAGCTTCTCCAGGTGCTCACCTCTGTCATCCAGCGGTCTCTCCACACCGACATCTGTGGTGGATATCCCTCCTCCGTTTGAGCTGGCCTACATCACCAAGAGACCCATCACAAAGAGCTCCCCCTCGCTTCTCATTGAGGGGGACTCgtcagagaaaaacaggaagaagaaatcCTCCATTAAGCGCTTCCTGATGCTCAAGTTTAGGCGGAAAACAGAGAGCAAGCCTGCAGTGGATGTCAATCCATCCTCCTTGAAGTCTTCACCAGAGTCCAGCCACCACATACCCAGTGGACTGCTGGACTTAGATAGACACAGCATAAGTAGTTCTCCTCAGCTCAGCTCACGTTCTGCCAGTAAAGGTTCAGCTGAGCCAGCCTCAACCTTCTTGTTCTACaaggaaagcaaaagaaaag ATACCTCAGACTATGAGAATGTTCCTGCCATCAGCTCGGACTACGAGAACCTTCAAGTCCCACAGCGGAGGCCGGTTCGGCAGGGGCCGTTCACTGCCTTCTTTGACCGTCCTACTCGGGTGCTGTCATCTGCCAATGAGACGGATGGTTACGTGGACATGAGCAGCCTCCCTGGGTTTGAGAGCAAAACTCAGTCATCTGAACAGGAAGCAGAAAG TGCCTATACAGAAGCCTACAATGTGTGTTCGGTGGCTGTTGGTCCACAGGCTGGTTCAGTGGGTGATGTTGGGGGAGAGACGGCAGCCGATGAAGACCAAGGACGTACCTCTGAGGAGGAAGACGGCGGTGGAGACAGCAATTATGACAGACAG CCTGACGGTCGATCCAGAGCCTTTTACATCGCCAAAGAGCTGGTGGATACTGAGAGATT ACATGTGAAAGCCCTCAAGCTTCTCCAGGAA GACTTTAGGGAAGCGGTCGTGGCAGCAGTCGGGGATGAGGGGGAGCCTGTGTTGGATGAAAAAAGGCTTTGGGAGATTCTCAACGAGTTGCCTGATGTTTACACCCTGCACCGCAGAATCCTCACTGAGCTGGAGAATCGAATCCGAAACTG GGAGGAAAGCCAGAGGATTGCAGACATCTTCCTGTCCAGGAGAGCAGAGTTCTTGGTCTTTACGACTTACATCGGCCACTATGACCGAAGTATGAACCTGCTGGAGGAAAGCTGCCGTACTTCACCTGCCTTTGCTGCCATTGTTCACCAGTTTGAG CAGCAGAGTCCAGCTGGGGAAAAGGTTTCTCTCAAACATCAGCTCCTGCAGGTCATTGTGCGCGTGGCTCAGTACCGCATGCTCCTGACTG ATTACCTGAACAATCTTTCCCCCGATTCCAAGGAATATGAAGACACCCAAG CTGCTGTTGTGATCGTGTCCGACATTGCAGATCAAGTGAATGACAGTTTAAAAGATGGG GAGAACTTGTTGCGTCTGGTCAACATAGAGTACAGTGTTCGTGGCCAGCGGGACCTGCTGCAGCCTGGCAGG gtTTTTGTGAAGGAGGGCACCCTGATGAAGGTCAGCAGGAAGAGTCGACAGCCTCGCCATCTGTTTTTG ATGAACGACGTGTTGCTCTACACCTACCCTCAGCAGGATGGGAAATACAGACTGAAGAACACTCTGTCACTCACTGGGCTGAAG GTCAGTAAACCCATCGTAGACAATGTCCAAAATGCACTGAGGATTGAAGGAACAGACATCTCCATCACTTTGTCTGCAAG TTCCTTCATCGAAAGAGAGGACTGGTTTTACACTTTAAGCCGTGCTGTGACTGAACATACCAGAGGATCTGTAGCGTTCAGCAGCTGCTCAGGAGAG gccaGAGATCGTCTGCGGCTGTCTTTAGGAGAGAAAGCGCCCACACTTGTTCCAGTGTCCCAAGTGATGATGTGTATGAATTGCACCTCAGATTTCAGCCTCACTCTCCGTCGACATCACTGCCACGGCTGCGGCAGA ATTGTTTGCCGGAGCTGCTCCAGGAACCGATATCCACTGAAATACATGAAGGACCGCATGGCCAAAGTGTGTGACCACTGTTACAGCGAGCTAAAGACGAGAG GGGGAGACGTGTCTGTGTCAGGTAAGAATAGCCCACGACTGAACCGTACCAGTCGTCCGCTCTCTGCTGTGTTCCAAAACATTCATCCTCCCAACATCTGGAGACATCGGAAAGGCGGCATGTCCTTCCCCCAG ATGACGGTGTCAGAGGAAGGCTCCATTAGTGGAAGTCTACATCGCAGCAAGAAGAGCAAAAGAAATTGGAAGAGATTGTGGTTCCTCCTAAAAGACAAGGTGCTTTACACCTATCGAGCCCAAGAG GAGAAGGTAGCTTCAGAGAGTTTGCCCTTGTTGGGTTTCACAGTAAAGCTGCCTGACAAGCAgcggggagaggaggaggccaaCGTCTTCCAGCTTTACCACAAACACACTTTGTATTACACCTTTAAAGCAGAGGACAACTACACAGCCCAGAG GTGGGTAAACGCGATGGAGGAAGCCACAGTTTTATAG
- the LOC122981319 gene encoding FYVE, RhoGEF and PH domain-containing protein 5-like isoform X1, with the protein MNTDCTKPSVAPKPRFVCHASLKLSSPLMSAARGPKPSIAPKPKVTLELNGRDLFFSGSQGGCINGSSLMSDGEPDEETERQFNSCILGSPQEDLQNVSQKGLEVTEEEKEEDTSQKMDEDWRLTDSALTEEVDSLETLWVGDAGLTADSEDAVEMNDTDMTEDMDADGCDAGEALADTDGLSMGDISVNSLDQEAGSYSAVKVPVLEDGNTEERQERPQTKDDETGDWTADDLTESLTDQRALLISENMLDTDTQEGFLTGGEEKEEESAPDYDISCNIQKLRCGHNMKEKVINEQNVRFYDFIPENQKKLCNTTKRHVAIEDDQTQEPYYVSSEDVMIPKNNKAHGRPESPLTPQKLLAVNNGGVSAGKYLTAKNGQREYVSSEDYVEIRNSDGSKVRAHQERMSVKTEEHKAQTVEALLNHLDCQPRFRLVSISVPTDTDTSLTSSFSDSQLLSPNDSDVFRDDDDLEGHIVPFVDDTTDTEQDISDEHVYEDPRYTSMGENVFPFDKRTAGMRSGSLSQRMNNNMAEIGGVQFVQRPCMSGFSQTGPALSSSPLLSTMRHKSHSKPHYLSLYPRSISMEGQDMPLGVYRDREGSPGQRGGICSSGSFSRCSPLSSSGLSTPTSVVDIPPPFELAYITKRPITKSSPSLLIEGDSSEKNRKKKSSIKRFLMLKFRRKTESKPAVDVNPSSLKSSPESSHHIPSGLLDLDRHSISSSPQLSSRSASKGSAEPASTFLFYKESKRKGNSVAFLNRSVVRVESFEDRSRVPFTPLPLTKPRSISFPNTDTSDYENVPAISSDYENLQVPQRRPVRQGPFTAFFDRPTRVLSSANETDGYVDMSSLPGFESKTQSSEQEAESAYTEAYNVCSVAVGPQAGSVGDVGGETAADEDQGRTSEEEDGGGDSNYDRQPDGRSRAFYIAKELVDTERLHVKALKLLQEDFREAVVAAVGDEGEPVLDEKRLWEILNELPDVYTLHRRILTELENRIRNWEESQRIADIFLSRRAEFLVFTTYIGHYDRSMNLLEESCRTSPAFAAIVHQFEQQSPAGEKVSLKHQLLQVIVRVAQYRMLLTDYLNNLSPDSKEYEDTQAAVVIVSDIADQVNDSLKDGENLLRLVNIEYSVRGQRDLLQPGRVFVKEGTLMKVSRKSRQPRHLFLMNDVLLYTYPQQDGKYRLKNTLSLTGLKVSKPIVDNVQNALRIEGTDISITLSASSFIEREDWFYTLSRAVTEHTRGSVAFSSCSGEARDRLRLSLGEKAPTLVPVSQVMMCMNCTSDFSLTLRRHHCHGCGRIVCRSCSRNRYPLKYMKDRMAKVCDHCYSELKTRGGDVSVSGKNSPRLNRTSRPLSAVFQNIHPPNIWRHRKGGMSFPQMTVSEEGSISGSLHRSKKSKRNWKRLWFLLKDKVLYTYRAQEEKVASESLPLLGFTVKLPDKQRGEEEANVFQLYHKHTLYYTFKAEDNYTAQRWVNAMEEATVL; encoded by the exons ATGAACACAG ACTGCACCAAGCCTTCTGTTGCTCCAAAGCCAAGGTTTGTTTGTCACGCCAGCCTGAAGCTGTCGTCCCCTCTCATGTCTGCAGCCAGGGGTCCCAAACCTTCTATAGCCCCGAAACCCAAAGTCACACTGGAGCTCAATGGGAGGGACCTCTTCTTCTCAGGCAGCCAAGGAGGATGCATCAATGGCAGCTCGCTAATGTCAGATGGTGAGCCTGacgaagagacagagagacagtttaACTCCTGCATCCTTGGGTCACCACAGGAAGATTTACAAAATGTGTCACAGAAGGGACTGGAagtgacagaggaggaaaaggaagaagacaCGAGTCAGAAGATGGACGAGGATTGGAGATTGACTGACAGTGCCCTGACGGAGGAGGTGGACTCACTGGAAACTCTGTGGGTCGGTGATGCCGGACTCACCGCTGACTCTGAGGATGCGGTGGAGATGAATGACACGGACATGACGGAGGACATGGACGCTGACGGTTGTGATGCAGGCGAAGCGTTGGCTGACACAGATGGCCTCTCAATGGGAGACATCTCAGTCAATAGCCTTGATCAGGAGGCAGGCTCCTATTCTGCTGTAAAAGTACCTGTGCTTGAGGATggaaacacagaggagaggcAGGAAAGGCCCCAAACAAAGGATGATGAAACAGGTGACTGGACAGCAGATGATTTAACCGAGTCTCTCACAGACCAACGGGCTCTCCTCATCAGTGAAAACATGCTGGACACTGATACCCAGGAAGGTTTTCTaactggaggagaggagaaagaagaggaatcTGCTCCAGATTACGACATCTCTTGTAACATCCAGAAGTTGAGGTGTGGCCATAATATGAAGGAAAAGGTTATCAATGAACAGAATGttagattttatgatttcatCCCCGAAAACCAGAAAAAGCTCTGTAATACAACTAAGAGACATGTTGCCATAGAGGATGATCAAACCCAAGAGCCTTATTACGTCTCTTCAGAGGATGTTATGATCCCAAAAAATAACAAAGCTCATGGACGACCAGAGAGTCCTCTCACACCACAGAAGCTTTTGGCTGTAAACAACGGTGGAGTATCAGCCGGGAAATATCTAACAGcaaaaaatgggcaaagagagTATGTGTCTTCCGAGGATTACGTGGAGATCCGTAACAGTGATGGGAGCAAGGTAAGAGCACATCAGGAAAGGATGTCTGTGAAAACTGAAGAGCACAAAGCTCAGACAGTAGAGGCCTTGTTAAATCATTTGGATTGCCAGCCGAGGTTCAGGCTGGTATCCATTTCAGTGCCAACGGACACAGACACCTCGCTGACCTCCTCTTTCTCGGATAGCCAGCTGCTTTCTCCGAACGACTCTGATGTCTTCAGAGATGACGACGACCTGGAGGGTCACATAGTACCGTTTGTGGACGACACCACTGATACGGAGCAGGACATCAGTGATGAGCATGTTTATGAGGATCCGAGGTATACGTCAATGggtgaaaatgtttttcctttcgACAAGAGGACAGCAGGGATGCGCTCCGGCTCACTGTCACAGCGTATGAATAACAATATGGCTGAGATAGGAGGAGTGCAGTTTGTTCAGAGGCCCTGCATGAGCGGATTCAGCCAAACTGGACCTGCACTGAGCAGCAGCCCCTTATTAAGTACAATGCGGCACAAGAGCCACTCCAAACCCCACTATTTGTCCTTGTACCCCCGCTCCATTTCCATGGAGGGGCAGGACATGCCTCTGGGTGTCTACAGAGACAGGGAAGGGTCTCCGGGGCAGAGAGGCGGCATTTGTTCATCTGGAAGCTTCTCCAGGTGCTCACCTCTGTCATCCAGCGGTCTCTCCACACCGACATCTGTGGTGGATATCCCTCCTCCGTTTGAGCTGGCCTACATCACCAAGAGACCCATCACAAAGAGCTCCCCCTCGCTTCTCATTGAGGGGGACTCgtcagagaaaaacaggaagaagaaatcCTCCATTAAGCGCTTCCTGATGCTCAAGTTTAGGCGGAAAACAGAGAGCAAGCCTGCAGTGGATGTCAATCCATCCTCCTTGAAGTCTTCACCAGAGTCCAGCCACCACATACCCAGTGGACTGCTGGACTTAGATAGACACAGCATAAGTAGTTCTCCTCAGCTCAGCTCACGTTCTGCCAGTAAAGGTTCAGCTGAGCCAGCCTCAACCTTCTTGTTCTACaaggaaagcaaaagaaaaggtAACTCGGTGGCCTTTCTCAACCGCAGCGTTGTCCGGGTGGAGTCTTTTGAGGACCGCTCCCGTGTGCCTTTCACACCTCTTCCCCTCACCAAGCCCCGCTCCATCTCCTTCCCCAACACAGATACCTCAGACTATGAGAATGTTCCTGCCATCAGCTCGGACTACGAGAACCTTCAAGTCCCACAGCGGAGGCCGGTTCGGCAGGGGCCGTTCACTGCCTTCTTTGACCGTCCTACTCGGGTGCTGTCATCTGCCAATGAGACGGATGGTTACGTGGACATGAGCAGCCTCCCTGGGTTTGAGAGCAAAACTCAGTCATCTGAACAGGAAGCAGAAAG TGCCTATACAGAAGCCTACAATGTGTGTTCGGTGGCTGTTGGTCCACAGGCTGGTTCAGTGGGTGATGTTGGGGGAGAGACGGCAGCCGATGAAGACCAAGGACGTACCTCTGAGGAGGAAGACGGCGGTGGAGACAGCAATTATGACAGACAG CCTGACGGTCGATCCAGAGCCTTTTACATCGCCAAAGAGCTGGTGGATACTGAGAGATT ACATGTGAAAGCCCTCAAGCTTCTCCAGGAA GACTTTAGGGAAGCGGTCGTGGCAGCAGTCGGGGATGAGGGGGAGCCTGTGTTGGATGAAAAAAGGCTTTGGGAGATTCTCAACGAGTTGCCTGATGTTTACACCCTGCACCGCAGAATCCTCACTGAGCTGGAGAATCGAATCCGAAACTG GGAGGAAAGCCAGAGGATTGCAGACATCTTCCTGTCCAGGAGAGCAGAGTTCTTGGTCTTTACGACTTACATCGGCCACTATGACCGAAGTATGAACCTGCTGGAGGAAAGCTGCCGTACTTCACCTGCCTTTGCTGCCATTGTTCACCAGTTTGAG CAGCAGAGTCCAGCTGGGGAAAAGGTTTCTCTCAAACATCAGCTCCTGCAGGTCATTGTGCGCGTGGCTCAGTACCGCATGCTCCTGACTG ATTACCTGAACAATCTTTCCCCCGATTCCAAGGAATATGAAGACACCCAAG CTGCTGTTGTGATCGTGTCCGACATTGCAGATCAAGTGAATGACAGTTTAAAAGATGGG GAGAACTTGTTGCGTCTGGTCAACATAGAGTACAGTGTTCGTGGCCAGCGGGACCTGCTGCAGCCTGGCAGG gtTTTTGTGAAGGAGGGCACCCTGATGAAGGTCAGCAGGAAGAGTCGACAGCCTCGCCATCTGTTTTTG ATGAACGACGTGTTGCTCTACACCTACCCTCAGCAGGATGGGAAATACAGACTGAAGAACACTCTGTCACTCACTGGGCTGAAG GTCAGTAAACCCATCGTAGACAATGTCCAAAATGCACTGAGGATTGAAGGAACAGACATCTCCATCACTTTGTCTGCAAG TTCCTTCATCGAAAGAGAGGACTGGTTTTACACTTTAAGCCGTGCTGTGACTGAACATACCAGAGGATCTGTAGCGTTCAGCAGCTGCTCAGGAGAG gccaGAGATCGTCTGCGGCTGTCTTTAGGAGAGAAAGCGCCCACACTTGTTCCAGTGTCCCAAGTGATGATGTGTATGAATTGCACCTCAGATTTCAGCCTCACTCTCCGTCGACATCACTGCCACGGCTGCGGCAGA ATTGTTTGCCGGAGCTGCTCCAGGAACCGATATCCACTGAAATACATGAAGGACCGCATGGCCAAAGTGTGTGACCACTGTTACAGCGAGCTAAAGACGAGAG GGGGAGACGTGTCTGTGTCAGGTAAGAATAGCCCACGACTGAACCGTACCAGTCGTCCGCTCTCTGCTGTGTTCCAAAACATTCATCCTCCCAACATCTGGAGACATCGGAAAGGCGGCATGTCCTTCCCCCAG ATGACGGTGTCAGAGGAAGGCTCCATTAGTGGAAGTCTACATCGCAGCAAGAAGAGCAAAAGAAATTGGAAGAGATTGTGGTTCCTCCTAAAAGACAAGGTGCTTTACACCTATCGAGCCCAAGAG GAGAAGGTAGCTTCAGAGAGTTTGCCCTTGTTGGGTTTCACAGTAAAGCTGCCTGACAAGCAgcggggagaggaggaggccaaCGTCTTCCAGCTTTACCACAAACACACTTTGTATTACACCTTTAAAGCAGAGGACAACTACACAGCCCAGAG GTGGGTAAACGCGATGGAGGAAGCCACAGTTTTATAG